Proteins encoded within one genomic window of Streptomyces sp. NBC_00523:
- a CDS encoding ABC transporter permease, whose amino-acid sequence MAEVVEAAVPEAPEAVFAPRSRLVEGVRAYGLIVSMWLRSTMAYRASFLMTAVGNFTATAFDFVTIMLMFAHVDALGGYALPEIALLYGASGTAFGLADLLMGSMDRLGRRVRDGTLDTLLVRPVPVLAQVAADRFALRRLGRITQGLLVLGYGLVAADIEWTLAKVVVLPLMLLSGSVIFGAVFVAGGAFQFIAQDASQVQNSFTYGGNTLLQYPPTIFAKDLVRGVTFVVPLAFVNWLPALYVLGRELPLGLPDPVAFLPPVVAAVCATGAGLVWRAGLRAYRSTGS is encoded by the coding sequence GTGGCTGAGGTGGTGGAGGCGGCCGTACCGGAGGCGCCGGAGGCGGTGTTCGCCCCGCGGTCGCGGCTGGTCGAGGGGGTGCGGGCGTACGGGCTGATCGTGTCGATGTGGCTGCGGTCCACGATGGCGTACCGGGCGTCGTTCCTGATGACGGCGGTCGGCAACTTCACGGCGACGGCGTTCGACTTCGTGACGATCATGCTGATGTTCGCGCACGTCGACGCGCTGGGCGGCTACGCGCTCCCGGAGATCGCACTGCTGTACGGGGCTTCGGGGACGGCGTTCGGTCTGGCGGACCTGCTGATGGGGTCGATGGACCGGCTGGGCCGCCGGGTGCGGGACGGCACGCTGGACACGTTGCTGGTGCGGCCGGTCCCGGTCCTCGCGCAGGTGGCGGCCGACCGCTTCGCGCTGCGCAGGCTGGGGCGGATCACTCAGGGGCTGCTGGTCCTCGGCTACGGGCTGGTGGCGGCGGACATCGAGTGGACCTTGGCGAAGGTGGTGGTGCTGCCGCTGATGCTGCTGAGCGGGTCGGTGATCTTCGGGGCGGTGTTCGTGGCGGGCGGGGCGTTCCAGTTCATCGCGCAGGACGCCTCGCAGGTGCAGAACTCGTTCACGTACGGGGGCAACACGCTGCTCCAGTACCCGCCGACGATCTTCGCGAAGGACCTGGTGCGCGGGGTGACCTTCGTGGTGCCGCTGGCCTTCGTGAACTGGCTGCCGGCGCTGTACGTACTGGGCCGGGAGCTGCCGTTGGGGCTGCCGGACCCGGTGGCGTTCCTGCCGCCGGTGGTGGCCGCCGTCTGCGCGACCGGGGCGGGTCTGGTGTGGCGGGCGGGGCTGCGGGCGTACCGGAGTACGGGAAGTTGA
- a CDS encoding ABC transporter permease — translation MRVYAVAAAGGFRRYATYRIETAAGVFTNTVFGFILAYTYMALWDERPRLGGYDMPQALTFVWLGQALLMTCVMMGGGFEDELIERIRTGDIAVDLYRPVDLQLWWLAQDLGRAAFHLLGRGIVPMALGGLAFDLALPGSAGPWLAFLVSVALGVVVSFGIRYLVALSAFWLMDGAGAAQIAFLAGLFFSGMLLPLSLFPGLLGEVARLMPWSALLQVPADVFLGKHTGWGLVRVYVFQASWAAVLLLVGRMVQGVATRRVVVQGG, via the coding sequence GTGCGGGTCTACGCGGTGGCGGCGGCGGGCGGTTTCCGCCGGTACGCCACCTATCGGATCGAGACGGCGGCGGGGGTGTTCACCAACACCGTCTTCGGCTTCATCCTCGCCTACACGTACATGGCGTTGTGGGACGAGCGGCCGCGCCTCGGCGGTTACGACATGCCGCAGGCGCTCACCTTCGTCTGGCTGGGCCAGGCGCTGCTGATGACCTGCGTGATGATGGGCGGCGGTTTCGAGGACGAGCTGATCGAGCGCATCCGCACGGGCGACATCGCGGTGGACCTGTACCGCCCGGTCGACCTCCAGCTGTGGTGGCTGGCGCAGGACTTGGGGCGCGCGGCCTTCCATCTGCTGGGGCGCGGCATCGTGCCGATGGCGCTCGGCGGGCTGGCGTTCGACCTGGCGCTGCCGGGGTCGGCGGGGCCGTGGCTGGCGTTCCTCGTCTCGGTGGCGCTGGGTGTGGTGGTGAGCTTCGGGATCCGCTATCTGGTGGCGCTGTCCGCTTTCTGGCTGATGGACGGGGCGGGCGCGGCGCAGATCGCCTTTCTGGCGGGGCTGTTCTTCTCGGGGATGCTGCTGCCTCTGAGCCTGTTCCCGGGGCTGCTGGGCGAGGTGGCGCGGCTGATGCCGTGGTCGGCGCTGCTCCAGGTGCCGGCGGATGTGTTCCTGGGCAAGCACACGGGCTGGGGTCTGGTGCGGGTGTACGTGTTCCAGGCGTCGTGGGCCGCGGTGTTGCTGCTGGTGGGGCGGATGGTGCAGGGCGTGGCGACGCGGAGGGTGGTGGTCCAGGGTGGCTGA
- a CDS encoding transglycosylase domain-containing protein, which yields MSDEPQQQNGDTDPPGWAPRDLPADAAAPGPAPEAPDTTTGKKKSGKAKRPKRTGWRRLIPTWRMVLGGVLLIALILVGGFVAGYQLVDIPAANATATAQSNVYLYADGTVIARDGDVNRENIKLAQVPRTVQHAVLAAEDRDFYSERAVDVKAMFRAGWNTLTGKGKQGGSTITQQYVKNYYLGQEQTVVRKIKEFFISIKLNREQSKDQILEGYLNTSYFGRNAYGIQAASQAYYGKDIGDVTTAQGAYLASLLNAPSAYDVVAYPENKPAAVARWNYVLDGMVKEKWLGPAERAAMTFPVPGPVKPANSLSGQRGYIVKAVEDYLVVNDILDEKTLATRGYRITTTLQRKRQDALVEAVEDKVMAKTDKDRAADRNVRVGGASIDPATGHVVAMYGGVDYTRQYVNNATRRDYQVGSTFKPFVFTSAVANDSTTQDGRRITPSTIYDGTNKRMVEGPNGPTGYDPANEDDRSYGPITVSTATDKSVNAVYAQMAEDVGPEKVRQTAVSLGIPKDTADLTPTPSIALGVATASVLDMTEAYATLAAHGRHGAHVLVSKVTKDGENVTLPGRTVKRAVSREAADTTTSILQSVVEGGTGTAARGAGRPAAGKTGTAEEDRAAWFAGYTPDLATVIAVMGQDPSTGAQKSLYGALGLPRINGGGAPAETWAQYTGAALKGTPAKDFDLDVEEDTGDTALPTAEDTAPGDTGRRTPSATPRRTPPTTPSRTPSAPRTTPGTTDNPAGGAGAGGTTDGGTDTGGGDGGDTGGDGGDGGGDGGGDEGFFQGPRGTRAPSTRP from the coding sequence ATGAGCGACGAGCCACAGCAGCAGAACGGGGACACCGACCCCCCGGGCTGGGCCCCCAGGGACCTGCCTGCCGACGCCGCCGCCCCCGGACCGGCCCCCGAGGCCCCCGACACCACCACCGGGAAGAAGAAGTCCGGCAAGGCCAAGCGCCCCAAGCGCACCGGCTGGCGGCGGCTGATCCCCACCTGGCGCATGGTCCTCGGCGGCGTACTCCTCATCGCCCTGATCCTGGTCGGCGGCTTCGTCGCCGGATACCAGCTGGTCGACATCCCCGCCGCCAACGCCACCGCCACCGCCCAGTCCAACGTCTACCTGTACGCCGACGGCACGGTCATCGCCCGCGACGGCGACGTCAACCGCGAGAACATCAAGCTGGCCCAGGTCCCGCGCACCGTCCAGCACGCCGTCCTCGCCGCCGAGGACCGCGACTTCTACTCCGAACGCGCCGTGGACGTCAAGGCGATGTTCCGGGCCGGCTGGAACACCCTCACCGGCAAGGGCAAGCAGGGCGGTTCGACCATCACCCAGCAGTACGTCAAGAACTACTACCTGGGCCAGGAACAGACCGTCGTCCGCAAGATCAAGGAATTCTTCATCTCGATCAAGCTCAACCGGGAACAGTCCAAGGACCAGATCCTGGAGGGCTACCTCAACACCAGCTACTTCGGCCGCAACGCCTACGGCATCCAGGCCGCATCCCAGGCGTACTACGGCAAGGACATCGGCGACGTCACCACCGCCCAGGGCGCGTACCTCGCCTCGCTGCTCAACGCCCCCAGCGCCTACGACGTCGTCGCCTACCCGGAGAACAAGCCCGCCGCCGTCGCCCGCTGGAACTACGTACTGGACGGCATGGTCAAGGAGAAGTGGCTCGGCCCCGCCGAGCGCGCCGCGATGACCTTCCCCGTTCCCGGCCCGGTCAAGCCCGCCAACAGCCTCTCCGGACAGCGCGGCTACATCGTCAAGGCCGTCGAGGACTACCTGGTCGTCAACGACATCCTGGACGAGAAGACCCTCGCCACCCGCGGCTACCGCATCACCACCACGCTCCAGCGGAAAAGGCAGGACGCCCTCGTCGAGGCCGTCGAGGACAAGGTCATGGCCAAGACCGACAAGGACCGCGCGGCCGACCGCAACGTCCGCGTCGGCGGCGCCTCCATCGACCCCGCCACCGGCCATGTCGTCGCCATGTACGGCGGCGTCGACTACACCCGGCAGTACGTCAACAACGCGACCCGCCGCGACTACCAGGTCGGCTCCACCTTCAAACCGTTCGTCTTCACCTCGGCCGTCGCGAACGACTCCACCACCCAGGACGGCCGCCGCATCACCCCCAGCACCATCTACGACGGCACCAACAAGCGCATGGTCGAGGGCCCGAACGGACCGACCGGCTACGACCCCGCCAACGAGGACGACCGCAGCTACGGGCCCATCACCGTGTCCACCGCCACCGACAAGTCCGTCAACGCCGTCTACGCCCAGATGGCCGAGGACGTCGGCCCCGAGAAGGTCCGGCAGACCGCCGTCTCCCTCGGCATCCCCAAGGACACCGCCGACCTCACCCCCACCCCCTCCATCGCCCTCGGCGTCGCCACCGCCAGCGTCCTCGACATGACCGAGGCGTACGCGACCCTCGCCGCCCACGGCAGGCACGGCGCCCACGTCCTGGTCAGCAAGGTCACCAAGGACGGCGAGAACGTCACCCTGCCCGGCCGTACGGTGAAGCGGGCCGTCAGCCGCGAGGCCGCCGACACCACCACGTCGATCCTCCAGAGCGTCGTGGAGGGCGGCACCGGAACCGCCGCCCGGGGCGCGGGGCGGCCCGCCGCCGGAAAGACCGGCACCGCCGAGGAGGACCGGGCCGCCTGGTTCGCCGGCTACACCCCCGACCTCGCCACCGTCATCGCCGTCATGGGCCAGGACCCGTCCACCGGCGCCCAGAAGTCCCTCTACGGCGCGCTCGGACTCCCTCGCATCAACGGCGGCGGCGCCCCCGCCGAGACCTGGGCCCAGTACACCGGGGCCGCCCTGAAGGGCACCCCCGCCAAGGACTTCGACCTCGACGTGGAGGAGGACACCGGCGACACCGCACTGCCCACCGCCGAGGACACCGCCCCCGGCGACACCGGCCGCCGCACCCCCTCGGCCACCCCCCGGCGCACCCCGCCCACCACCCCGTCCCGGACCCCCTCCGCCCCGCGCACCACCCCCGGCACCACGGACAACCCGGCCGGAGGCGCCGGCGCGGGCGGCACCACGGACGGCGGGACGGACACGGGCGGCGGGGACGGCGGGGACACCGGGGGCGACGGCGGGGACGGGGGCGGCGACGGCGGCGGTGACGAGGGCTTCTTCCAGGGACCCCGCGGCACCCGGGCACCCAGCACCCGGCCCTGA
- a CDS encoding DMT family transporter produces MAWVLLVVAGLLEVAWSIGMKYTEGFTRLWPSVFTGLGIVASMMLLSHAARTLPIGTAYGVWVGIGAAGAAVLGMVVLHEPVTAARIFFVCLLLVAVVGLKATSGH; encoded by the coding sequence GTGGCGTGGGTTCTGCTGGTCGTCGCCGGTCTGCTGGAAGTGGCCTGGTCGATCGGGATGAAGTACACCGAGGGGTTCACCCGGCTGTGGCCGAGTGTGTTCACGGGCCTGGGGATCGTGGCGAGCATGATGCTGCTGTCGCACGCGGCCAGGACCCTGCCGATCGGTACGGCGTACGGGGTGTGGGTCGGGATCGGCGCGGCGGGTGCCGCGGTCCTGGGCATGGTGGTGCTGCACGAGCCGGTGACGGCGGCCCGGATCTTCTTCGTGTGCCTGCTGCTGGTGGCGGTCGTGGGGCTGAAGGCGACCTCGGGGCACTGA
- a CDS encoding GroES family chaperonin, giving the protein MSENTDDKLPIRMLHDRVLVRSESPEGERRSGGGILIPATAAVGRRLAWAVVVAVGQNVRTVEPGDRVLFDPEDRAEVEVRGVAYVLMRERDLHAVAADRFEGSEDSTGLYL; this is encoded by the coding sequence GTGAGCGAGAACACCGACGACAAGCTGCCCATCCGGATGCTGCACGACCGAGTGCTGGTCCGGTCCGAGTCGCCCGAGGGCGAGCGGCGCTCCGGCGGCGGGATCCTGATTCCCGCGACGGCCGCGGTCGGCCGCCGGCTGGCGTGGGCCGTGGTGGTGGCGGTGGGGCAGAACGTGCGGACGGTCGAGCCGGGTGACCGGGTGCTGTTCGACCCGGAGGACCGGGCGGAGGTCGAGGTGCGGGGTGTGGCGTACGTGCTGATGCGCGAGCGCGACCTGCACGCGGTGGCCGCGGACCGGTTCGAGGGCTCGGAGGATTCGACCGGGCTGTATCTGTAG
- a CDS encoding DUF3618 domain-containing protein, with amino-acid sequence MSDARTPAQIEADIISRREQLAVVLDEIGVRVHPKTIIGDAKAKVAGTVDRTAGRAYVAVNRAVSDVKAQFVSETGSPRLERVIPAALLAVGVVGLVVASSRRKR; translated from the coding sequence GTGTCGGATGCCAGGACCCCTGCGCAGATCGAGGCGGACATCATCAGCAGGCGCGAGCAGCTTGCGGTGGTACTCGATGAGATCGGGGTGCGGGTGCACCCGAAGACGATCATCGGTGACGCGAAGGCGAAGGTCGCCGGGACCGTGGACCGGACGGCCGGCCGGGCCTACGTGGCGGTGAACCGGGCGGTGTCGGACGTGAAGGCCCAGTTCGTGTCGGAGACGGGCAGCCCCCGGCTGGAGCGCGTGATCCCGGCGGCGCTGCTCGCGGTGGGCGTGGTCGGCCTGGTCGTCGCGTCCTCGCGCCGCAAGCGCTGA
- the bcp gene encoding thioredoxin-dependent thiol peroxidase: MSERLTPGDTAPAFTLPDADGNDVSLADHKGRKVIVYFYPAALTPGCTKQACDFTDNLDLLAEAGYDVIGVSPDKPEKLAKFREKENLKVTLVGDPAKETLEAYGAYGEKKLYGKTVTGVIRSTVVVDEEGKVAHAFYNVKATGHVAKIIKDLKI; encoded by the coding sequence ATGAGCGAGCGCCTCACCCCCGGCGACACCGCCCCCGCCTTCACCCTGCCCGACGCGGACGGCAACGACGTCTCGCTCGCGGACCACAAGGGCCGCAAGGTCATCGTCTACTTCTACCCCGCCGCTCTTACCCCCGGCTGCACCAAGCAGGCCTGCGACTTCACGGACAACCTCGACCTGCTCGCCGAGGCCGGCTACGACGTCATCGGGGTCTCCCCGGACAAGCCGGAAAAGCTCGCGAAGTTCCGCGAGAAGGAGAACCTCAAGGTCACACTGGTGGGCGATCCGGCCAAGGAGACCCTTGAGGCGTACGGCGCGTACGGCGAGAAGAAGCTCTACGGCAAAACGGTGACGGGCGTCATCCGGTCCACGGTCGTCGTGGACGAGGAGGGCAAGGTCGCCCACGCCTTCTACAACGTGAAGGCCACCGGCCACGTCGCCAAGATCATCAAGGACCTCAAGATCTGA
- the proP gene encoding glycine betaine/L-proline transporter ProP has protein sequence MAASDPHQVADPEAVKRHPALFRAIRKRQNPKLRRTDITVTDDQAVKRAVKAASLGNAMEWFDFGIYSYLAATLGHVFFPSGNDTTQLLSSFATFAVAFLVRPLGGMFFGPMGDKIGRKKVLALTMILMATGTFAIGLIPSHATIGVWAAVLLIFFRMLQGFSTGGEYGGASTFIAEYAPDKRRGFFGSFLEFGTLAGYVGAAGLVTLLYALLNDAQMEAWGWRVPFLVAGPLGLVGLYLRLRLDETPAFQKLEGGTAHATEAADSVETTAKGDLAKIFRDYWPTLILCICLVGAYNITDYMLLSYMPTYLSDELGYSETHGLLILLGVMVFLMLIISQVGKLSDRFGRKPLLMTGMLGFLILSLPAFLLIRQGSIPAIIIGMAMLGLSLVCMLGTMSAALPALFPTNVRYGSLSVGYNLSASIFGGTTPLVITALISVSGTNLMPAYYAMAAALVGVIAVACMKETANKPLAGSPPSVETTAEAEELVHAQTPDPKF, from the coding sequence ATGGCGGCCTCCGACCCCCACCAGGTGGCCGACCCGGAAGCGGTCAAACGTCACCCCGCGCTGTTCCGTGCGATCCGGAAGCGGCAGAACCCCAAGCTGCGGCGTACCGACATCACGGTCACGGACGACCAGGCGGTCAAGCGCGCGGTGAAGGCCGCCTCGCTCGGCAACGCGATGGAGTGGTTCGACTTCGGCATCTACTCCTACCTCGCCGCGACCCTGGGCCATGTGTTCTTCCCGTCCGGGAACGACACGACCCAGCTCCTCTCCTCGTTCGCCACCTTCGCGGTCGCCTTCCTCGTGCGCCCCCTGGGCGGCATGTTCTTCGGGCCGATGGGCGACAAGATCGGCCGCAAGAAGGTCCTCGCCCTCACGATGATCCTGATGGCGACGGGCACCTTCGCGATCGGCCTGATCCCCTCCCACGCCACGATCGGCGTCTGGGCCGCGGTCCTGCTGATCTTCTTCCGCATGCTCCAGGGCTTCTCGACGGGCGGTGAGTACGGCGGTGCCTCGACCTTCATCGCGGAGTACGCCCCCGACAAGCGGCGCGGCTTCTTCGGCAGCTTCCTGGAGTTCGGCACGCTCGCCGGCTACGTGGGCGCCGCGGGCCTGGTGACGCTGCTGTACGCGCTCCTCAACGACGCCCAGATGGAGGCCTGGGGCTGGCGCGTACCGTTCCTGGTCGCGGGCCCGCTCGGCCTGGTCGGCCTCTACCTGCGACTGCGCCTGGACGAGACCCCGGCCTTCCAGAAGCTGGAGGGCGGCACGGCGCACGCCACGGAGGCGGCGGACAGCGTCGAGACGACAGCCAAGGGCGACCTCGCGAAGATCTTCCGCGACTACTGGCCGACGCTGATCCTCTGCATCTGCCTGGTCGGCGCGTACAACATCACCGACTACATGCTGCTGTCGTACATGCCGACGTACCTCTCCGACGAGCTCGGCTACAGCGAGACGCACGGCCTGCTGATCCTGCTCGGCGTGATGGTGTTCCTGATGCTGATCATCAGCCAGGTCGGCAAGCTTTCCGACCGCTTCGGCCGCAAGCCGCTCCTGATGACCGGCATGCTCGGCTTCCTGATCCTGTCGCTGCCGGCCTTCCTCCTGATCCGCCAGGGCAGCATCCCCGCGATCATCATCGGCATGGCGATGCTGGGCCTCTCCCTGGTCTGCATGCTCGGCACGATGTCGGCGGCGCTCCCGGCCCTGTTCCCGACGAACGTCCGCTACGGCTCGCTCTCGGTGGGCTACAACCTCTCGGCGTCGATCTTCGGCGGTACGACTCCGCTGGTGATCACGGCCCTGATCAGCGTCTCCGGCACGAACCTGATGCCCGCGTACTACGCGATGGCGGCGGCCCTGGTGGGCGTGATCGCGGTGGCCTGCATGAAGGAAACCGCGAACAAGCCGCTGGCGGGGTCCCCGCCGTCGGTGGAGACGACGGCGGAAGCGGAAGAACTGGTCCACGCCCAGACCCCGGACCCGAAGTTCTGA
- a CDS encoding HNH endonuclease, whose translation MCGTGTVWNNLPLRLEVDHRNGDWWDNRPANLRLLCPNCHAITDTYRGRKRPSPS comes from the coding sequence ATGTGTGGCACGGGCACCGTCTGGAACAACTTGCCACTTCGGCTCGAGGTGGACCACCGAAACGGGGACTGGTGGGACAATCGGCCCGCCAACCTACGCCTGCTGTGTCCCAACTGCCACGCCATTACGGATACTTACCGCGGTCGCAAGCGGCCGTCCCCGTCATGA
- a CDS encoding HNH endonuclease signature motif containing protein, giving the protein MTKRLFPRDEFTQAVATSHSMAAVMRALGKHPYNGTARAKAKQSIAVYGLSTAHFTGQGHNSGRTSPTRKTVDEILQRLPVGSSRTKTVLLRRVLDEVRIPQTCHLCGLGTVWQGLRLVLEIDHINGDRLDNRLENLRYLCPSCHSQTVTFSNRTRTPHARR; this is encoded by the coding sequence ATGACCAAACGCCTCTTTCCGCGGGACGAATTCACGCAGGCCGTCGCAACGTCTCACAGCATGGCCGCCGTGATGCGCGCGCTCGGGAAGCACCCCTACAACGGCACGGCACGAGCGAAGGCCAAGCAGAGCATCGCGGTCTACGGCCTGTCGACAGCCCACTTCACAGGACAGGGGCACAATTCCGGTCGCACCTCACCCACCCGCAAAACAGTGGACGAGATTCTTCAGAGGCTCCCAGTGGGTTCGTCGCGCACGAAGACGGTGCTCCTACGGCGAGTGCTCGACGAGGTGCGCATTCCTCAGACCTGTCACCTGTGCGGCCTCGGCACGGTGTGGCAGGGCCTACGGCTCGTCCTGGAGATCGACCACATCAACGGTGACCGGTTGGACAACCGCCTGGAGAACCTTCGATACCTCTGCCCGTCCTGCCACAGCCAGACAGTCACTTTTTCCAACCGCACCCGAACCCCCCATGCGAGGCGGTAA
- the rdgB gene encoding RdgB/HAM1 family non-canonical purine NTP pyrophosphatase, giving the protein MTRLILATRNAGKITELHAILADAGLTHELVGADAYPEVPDVKETGVTFAENALLKAHALAQATGHPAIADDSGLCVDVLGGAPGIFSARWAGTHGNDRANLDLLLAQLGDISDPHRGAHFACAAALALPDGTERVVEGRLTGTLRHTPAGAYGFGYDPILQPDDETRTCAELTPAEKNAISHRGKAFRALVPVVRELVG; this is encoded by the coding sequence ATGACCCGCCTCATCCTCGCCACCCGCAACGCCGGGAAGATCACCGAACTCCACGCGATCCTCGCCGACGCGGGCCTCACGCATGAGCTCGTCGGCGCCGACGCGTATCCGGAGGTCCCCGACGTCAAGGAGACCGGCGTCACCTTCGCGGAGAACGCCCTGCTCAAGGCCCACGCCCTCGCGCAGGCCACCGGCCACCCCGCGATCGCCGACGACTCCGGCCTCTGCGTGGACGTCCTCGGCGGCGCCCCCGGCATCTTCTCGGCCCGCTGGGCCGGCACCCACGGCAACGACCGCGCCAACCTGGACCTGCTCCTGGCCCAGCTCGGTGACATCTCCGACCCCCACCGCGGCGCCCACTTCGCCTGCGCGGCGGCCCTCGCCCTCCCGGACGGCACGGAACGCGTGGTCGAGGGCCGCCTCACGGGCACCCTCCGCCACACCCCGGCCGGCGCCTACGGCTTCGGCTACGACCCGATCCTCCAGCCCGACGACGAGACCCGCACCTGCGCGGAACTGACCCCGGCGGAAAAGAACGCGATCAGCCACCGGGGGAAGGCGTTCCGGGCGCTGGTACCGGTGGTACGGGAGCTGGTGGGGTGA
- the rph gene encoding ribonuclease PH, translating to MSRIDGRTADQLRPVTIERGWSKHAEGSVLISFGDTKVFCTASVTEGVPRWRKGSGEGWVTAEYSMLPRSTNTRGDRESVRGKIGGRTHEISRLIGRSLRAVIDYKALGENTIVLDCDVLQADGGTRTAAITGAYVALADAVAWAQGKKIIKHGRKPLTGTVAAISVGIVDGTPLLDLCYEEDVRAETDMNVVCTGDGRFVEVQGTAEAEPFDRTELNALLDLATAGCVDLAKLQNEALATTLGA from the coding sequence ATGTCTCGTATCGACGGCCGCACCGCCGACCAGCTCCGTCCCGTCACCATCGAACGCGGATGGAGCAAGCACGCCGAGGGTTCCGTGCTCATCTCCTTCGGCGACACCAAAGTCTTCTGCACCGCCTCCGTCACCGAAGGCGTACCCCGCTGGCGCAAGGGCAGCGGCGAGGGCTGGGTCACGGCCGAGTACTCGATGCTGCCCCGGTCCACCAACACCCGCGGCGACCGCGAGTCCGTACGCGGCAAGATCGGCGGCCGGACCCACGAGATCAGCCGTCTCATCGGCCGCTCCCTGCGCGCCGTCATCGACTACAAGGCGCTCGGCGAGAACACGATCGTCCTGGACTGCGACGTCCTCCAGGCCGACGGCGGCACCCGCACCGCCGCCATCACCGGCGCCTACGTCGCCCTCGCCGACGCCGTCGCCTGGGCCCAGGGCAAGAAGATCATCAAGCACGGCCGCAAGCCGCTGACCGGCACCGTCGCCGCCATCAGCGTCGGCATCGTGGACGGCACCCCGCTCCTCGACCTCTGCTACGAGGAGGACGTCCGGGCCGAGACCGACATGAACGTCGTCTGCACCGGCGACGGCCGCTTCGTGGAGGTCCAGGGCACCGCCGAGGCCGAACCCTTCGACCGTACGGAGCTCAACGCGCTGCTCGACCTCGCCACCGCCGGCTGCGTCGACCTCGCCAAGCTCCAGAACGAGGCACTGGCCACCACGCTCGGCGCCTGA
- a CDS encoding glucose PTS transporter subunit EIIB codes for MASKAEKIVAGLGGIENIEEVEGCITRLRTEVVDPSKVDEAALKAAGAHGVVKMGTAIQVVIGTDADPIAADIEDMM; via the coding sequence ATGGCCAGCAAGGCTGAGAAGATCGTCGCCGGGCTCGGCGGAATCGAGAACATCGAAGAGGTCGAGGGCTGCATCACGCGCCTCCGCACCGAGGTCGTCGACCCGAGCAAGGTGGACGAAGCCGCGCTCAAGGCCGCCGGCGCGCACGGCGTCGTCAAGATGGGCACCGCGATCCAGGTCGTCATCGGCACCGACGCGGACCCGATCGCGGCCGACATCGAAGACATGATGTGA